The Oncorhynchus tshawytscha isolate Ot180627B linkage group LG20, Otsh_v2.0, whole genome shotgun sequence genome has a window encoding:
- the dqx1 gene encoding ATP-dependent RNA helicase DQX1, with amino-acid sequence MASSPPAAPSTTSPSTLRPPSALDSLSMSSLLSGDLEDEAGDRGGEEGGLGDLEVNPYDGLPFSSRYYSLLEERKRLPVWSLKYRLLEHLETNRMVVVSAPSGTGKSTQVPQWCVEYAQSHEFSHGLVCCSQPYAVAAASLALRVADEMDLSLGLEVGYCVPHDDGCTPDTLLRFVSDSLLLGEMMSDPLLRQYGVLVVDEVQERTVPTDVLLGLLRDVCDQRSDNLRVVLLTDPSLAPSLATFLGERVPLLTLGEPVGGTPDTETRRRPLVVMETVYRDPGGRESAAAACHIVLDLHRRGEEGDVMVFLPSAQEIDECGFLLQKESVALSPQLGPLRVLHLHTGLGGANQRVYEPEPERPSGDTEGSEGLEGPGIGVGMGVRRRVILTDTLGEASFSLSAVRYVIDTGMQLKTVYNPQIRADSQVLRPISRHQADMRTQRVNGDLPGLCFRLYPQALYEEGMAEARSPGVMEENLSHLVLLLKRLDIADMGQCKFLDRPAPEALMQALEDLDYLAALDDDGNLSEVGIIMSELPLEPSLAKALIAACEFDCVNELLTIAAMLTAPPCFVTPPPQREEAAATHRRPLLHNEGDHLTLINIYNAYIQHNEDDAWCTTNFLNPAALRLAGMIRAELLEVMQRIELPVSPPAFGCQDNCTNIKRALISGFFLKVAHDVDGSGNYLLLTHRHVAHLHPFSSYLCRRPRPNPPSWVLYHEFTISHDNCVRTASEVHPHMLVELAPQYYLGNLPSSEGRDQLMELRQSLLPPEEEQERGPEGTYGTPHIEDHLDRTADPRNQDSTELCVIQ; translated from the exons ATGGCATCATCCCCTCCTGCAGCCCCCTCGACAACGTCCCCATCCACCCTCCGCCCTCCCTCAgctctggactctctctccatgtcctctctctTGTCTGGGGACCTGGAAGACGAGGCGGGAGACAGGGGGGGGGAAGAGGGTGGCCTGGGTGACCTGGAGGTGAACCCGTACGACGGCTTGCCCTTCTCGTCACGCTACTACTCCctgctggaggagaggaagaggcttCCTGTTTGGAGCCTTAAGTACCGCCTGCTGGAACACCTGGAGACAAACAGAATGGTCGTGGTCAGCGCCCCCAGTGGCACGGGAAAGAGCACACAG GTGCCCCAGTGGTGTGTGGAGTATGCCCAGTCCCATGAGTTCTCCCATGGCTTGGTGTGCTGTTCCCAACCCTACGCTGTGGCTGCAGCGAGTCTGGCCCTCAGAGTGGCTGATGAGATGGACCTGAGTCTGGGCCTGGAGGTGGGCTACTGTGTCCCCCATGATGATGGCTGTACCCCCGATACGCTActcag GTTTGTCAGTGACTCTCTGCTCCTGGGAGAGATGATGTCGGACCCCCTGCTGCGTCAGTACGGGGTGCTGGTGGTGGACGAGGTGCAGGAGCGCACGGTGCCCACCGACGTCCTCCTGGGCCTGCTGCGGGATGTATGTGACCAGCGCTCCGACAACCTCCGTGTGGTCCTGCTCACCGACCCCTCCCTCGCCCCCAGCCTTGCCACCTTCCTGGGTGAAAGAGTTCCGCTTCTAACACTGGGTGAGCCTGTCGGAGGTACACCCGACACAGAGACGAGGAGGAGACCACTGGTTGTCATGGAAACGGTGTACAGGGATCCTGGAGGGAGGGAATCGGCGGCAGCAGCGTGTCATATAGTGTTGGATCTTCACcgcaggggggaggagggggatgtaATGGTCTTTCTCCCCAGCGCCCAG gaGATAGATGAGTGTGGCTTTCTGCTGCAGAAGGAGTCTGTGGCCCTGAGTCCTCAGCTGGGGCCCCTCAGAGTTCTACACCTCCATACAGGCCTCGGGGGGGCCAACCAGCGCGTCTACGAACCTGAGCCAGAAAGGCCTTCTGGTGACACGGAGGGGTCTGAAGGACTGGAAGGGCCAGGGATAGGGGTGGGGATGGGAGTGAGGCGCAGGGTTATTCTCACAGACACCCTGGGGGAggcctccttctctctatctgcaGTGCGCTACGTCATAGACACAGGCATGCAACTCAAGACA GTTTACAACCCTCAAATCAGAGCGGACTCACAGGTCCTGCGTCCAATCAGCCGGCACCAGGCAGACATGCGGACGCAGAGGGTAAACGGTGACCTACCAG GTCTGTGTTTCCGTCTGTACCCCCAGGCTCTTTATGAGGAGGGCATGGCAGAGGCCCGCAGCCCGGGGGTGATGGAAGAGAACCTCAGCCACCTGGTGCTGCTGCTCAAAAGGCTGGACATCGCTGACATGGGCCAGTGCAAGTTCCTGGACAGGCCTG CTCCCGAGGCTCTGATGCAGGCTCTAGAGGACCTGGACTACCTGGCAGCACTGGATGATGATGGGAACCTGTCTGAAGTGGGCATCATTATGTCAGAGCTGCCTCTGGAGCCTTCGCTGGCTAAGGCCCTCATCGCTGCCTGCGAGTTCGACTGTGTCAATGAGCTGCTCACCATTGCCGCCATGCTCACAG CTCCCCCCTGCTTTGTGACCCCCCCACCCCAGAGGGAGGAGGCAGCAGCCACTCACAGACGTCCACTGTTGCACAATGAGGGAGACCACCTCACCCTCATCAACATCTACAACGCCTATATACAGC ACAATGAGGATGATGCCTGGTGTACTACCAACTTCCTGAACCCCGCTGCATTAAGATTGGCTGGGATGATTAGGGCGGAGCTGCTGGAGGTGATGCAACGAATAGAGTTGCCCGTCTCGCCTCCTGCGTTTGGTTGCCAAGACAACTGCACTAATATCAAGCGTGCGCTCATCTCAGGGTTCTTCCTCAAG gtggcTCATGATGTGGACGGCTCAGGTAACTACCTCCTGTTGACTCACCGTCACGTGGCTCACCTCCACCCCTTCTCCTCCTATCTGTGTCGCCGGCCGCGCCCCAACCCCCCCTCCTGGGTGCTCTACCACGAATTTACCATCTCCCACGACAACTGTGTCCGCACCGCCTCCGAGGTGCATCCCCACAT GTTGGTGGAGCTGGCCCCTCAGTACTACCTGGGCAACCTGCCGTCCAGCGAAGGACGGGACCAGCTGATGGAGCTGAGACAGAGTCTGCTGCCCccagaggaggaacaggagagggGGCCAGAGGGGACCTATGGCACACCCCACATTGAGGACCACTTAGACAGGACCGCAGATCCACGTAATCAGGACAGCACTGAGCTGTGTGTCATACAGTGA
- the LOC112219339 gene encoding endothelial differentiation-related factor 1 homolog: MAESDWDTVTVLRKKGPTAAQAKSKQAITAAQRRGEDLDTTKKWSAGQNKQHLVTKNTAKLDRETEELQHLRVSLEVGKVIQQGRQNSGLTQKDLATKINEKPQVIADYECGKAIPNNQVMGKIERAIGLKLRGKDIGLPLEAKPKKK; encoded by the exons ATGGCAGAAAGCGACTGGGACACTGTGACTGTGTTGAGGAAGAAGGGTCCGACTGCTGCCCAGGCCAAATCTAAGCAG GCTATCACAGCTGCACAGAGACGTGGAGAAGACCTCGATACTACCAAGAAAT GGTCTGCAGGGCAGAACAAGCAGCACCTGGTGACCAAGAACACTGCCAAgctggacagggagacagaggagctgcAGCACCTGAGGGTCTCTCTGGAGGTGGGAAAGGTTATCCAGCAGGGCCGCCAGAACAGTGGCCTCACCCAGAAAGATCTGGCCACT AAAATTAATGAGAAGCCTCAGGTCATCGCAGACTATGAGTGTGGAAAAGCAATTCCCAACAATCAGGTCATGGGCAAAATTGAGAGAGCAATCG GTTTGAAGCTGCGCGGGAAAGATATTGGACTGCCTCTGGAGGCAAAACCAAAGAAGAAATGA